agaagaacaaatttatatatataatatatatatattattttttatttttttaagatcttTTAGTTTTATAAGCAAATATAAAGTTATTAAAGCTATATATAGTCCATTATTACCATAATCCATTGTTTGCAtagttttgattaatttgaaatgCTATGTGAAACATTATAAACTATTGTGTACCAAAACATGTGGTTGGAGTGTATTTAATATGTAACGTAAATATACACAGGACAGCAAACACAGTAGCAGATTTCAGTATGAGAGAAAAACAAGCAATATACAGCGATAGGCTGTGGGTTTATAGCAGAGGAAGACGAGGTGAGCGAGGAAAGGGGCTGCAAGAATAGCTTCAATGCCTGTTACAACAACCCAAACTACCAGCCtgtaaaaataaatcacacatcTGCTTCCAATGAACCCCTGACATATTAATGCCCTTGTGCTTGTTATGAAATTCTTGTAATGCCCCCACTACCCCCACCCCACCGCTCCACGTCCAGGGCACAATGTGCATGTGTCACCAATCCTTCTCTTCAGCTTCCTCTGTCTGTTCATCATTACCTCCCACTTTTTCACTCTCTGTCATAAAGTTACAGACACAGACCATCTATATCTCTActgtactatctatctatctatctatctatctatttatctatcatgTGTAAGAATAATAGGCAGTGTGGGCTGGCAGAGAAATATTTGAAAGCTCATGAAAGCAAGCGGTGTTGCCTTCATGCATAAAAAGGGCTTTCAGTGCAATAAGATTATGAGTAAACAGATTATGCAGTCTGTTCTTAGCTCTCAGCATTATCTTCTGGATAGCAATCCAGAGCAACATGTGGCCCTTGTTAAAagaaaaatatctaaatgaaaCACAATAGCAGGAAAAATGAAGCTGCAGCCCTTTGAAGTGAGCGTGAATCTGAACTCCGCAGCTAATTGTCCACAGACAAACTGACAGGCCCTGTTTATTTATCTGAGAAAGAACGGTGTCCTGCGAGGAAGAGTGGAGTCATGTGCTCCTCTCTCAGGAAGAGACACAGCTCAAAACTACTAAAATGCCCAAACTTGTATTTCTTCATATCTtaagttttcatattttataacagAGTTTTTAATCCATTTACAGAAATTGACAGTCTGAACTGATTCACATTCTGCAAGTAATTTACCAACACTACAAGCATTTTTGCTACTGAAATCAGCGATGTTATTAAAGCATTAAAGCATCATTTACAATTTTCAAGAAACTAAGGActtaatttcactttttttggAAAATTGATGgccaaatacaggtccttctcaaaaagtTAGCATATTGcgataaaagttatttattttccataatgtaatgataaaaatttaactttcatatattttagattcattgaacaccaactgaaatatttcaggtcttttattgttttaatactgatgattttggcatacagctcatgaaaacccaaaattcctatttcaaaaaattagcatatttcatccgaccaataaaagaaaagtggtttttaatacaaaaaaagtcaaccttcaaataattatgttcagttatgcactcaatacttggtcaggaatccttttgcagaaatgactgcttcaatgcggtgtggcatggaggcaatcagcctgtggcactgctgaggtgttatggaggcccaggatgcttcgatagcggccttaagctcatccagagtgttgggtcttgcgtctctcaactttatcttcacaatatcccacagattctctatggggttcaggtcaggagggttggcaggccaattgagcacagtaataccatggtcagtaaaccatttaccagtggttttggcactgtgagcaggtgccaggtcgtgctgaaaaacgaaatccttatctccataaagcttttcagcagatggaagcatgaagtgctccaaaatctcctgatagctagacGCATTGACCCTGcctttgataaaacacagtggaccaacaccagcagctgacatggcaccccagaccatcactgactgtgggtagttgacactggacttcaggcattttggcatttccttctccccagtcttcctccagactctggcaccatgatttctgaatgacatgcaaaatttgctttcatccgaaaaaagtactttggaccactgagcaacactccagtgctgcttctctgtagcccatttcctgcacacgcctgtgcacggtggctctggatgtttctacttcagactcagtccactgcttccgcaggtcccccaaggtctggaatcggtccttctccacaatcttcctcagggtcccgtcacctcttctcgttgtgaagcactttttccttcccacagacttccctgtgaggtgccttgatacagcactctgggaacagcctatttgttcagaaatgtctttctgtgtcttatcctctcgcttgagggtgtcaatgatggccttctggacagcagtcaggtcggcagtcttacacATGATTgaggttttgagtaatgaaccaggctggaaGATTttaaagcctcaggaatcttttgcaggtgtttagagttaattagtttattcagatgattaggttaatagcttgtttagagaaccttttctagatatgctaattttttgagattttgggttttcatgagctgtatgccaaaatcatcagtattaaaacaataaaagacctgaaatatttcagttggtgtgcaatgaatctaaaatatatgaaagtttaatttttatcattagattatggaaaataatgaacttttgtcacaatatgctaattttttgagaaggacctgtaaaaGGGCTAATTACTATCATTACAATAGTCAATCAAAATGCTGTTTTGTTATAATCTCTGTGAAACAACAAATGGAGAAGTTTCTAGAACCTGGGCCACTGAAAAAGTTGTGAGAGAAACTTTAAGAGCTTTGAATATGAACCTCTCATATCATCAGTCATTACAACTATATACTGTAGTACTCTCTCTAGTATATATAAGAAATTACAGCAATGTACAGTTTAAAAGAAAAGGTTGTTTTACACATTTGAAAGGCACTTTTGGAAGGGGGTACTATTTGTATGCATATTTATCCCTTTAACAGTAATAAAAAGGAACTCCCATTGTTAAAACAACTCATGCGGTGATGAAAGCCTCTCTGCATTGTCATGGTAACATTTCAGGTGAGGATAATGAGGGAATTATGTTGTCTTTCATTGCTCCCTTTGCCAAGGGCGATCCAAATGGCTACACTGATACGCAAGTGCCCTGCTTCCTCCAAGGTGCCCACTTCATGGGTTCTGCCTTTCAGAGCGTGTAGGGCATAATAATGTTCACCTCCATTGGAATTTGCCCACTATACAAGAGGTCATCACAAAAAGGAAAACCGTTTATGCTGCTCATGGCATATATGTTGACTTCAGAATGCCTCAGATTAACATCAGACAACCAAAAGAGTCTCCCCGGCTCACCTACAAACAGGAATACACATGCACCCTTAAGCCTCAATATAACAAGCTACTCCAACATTTCAGTTGCTGAGGTAGAAACATTGCGTGCTATTCATCCAGTGCCTACGTGTCCCTCTAAATAGATCGGACAGTAAGTCACTCAAATACTAACGGTACTTCTAATCTTGTCACATGTGACCAATGCACGCTAATTACAGTGGTGATGCCCACCCTTTGGGTTCTCTTATAGACACAGCTGCAAGACAACTCTACCACTCAACAAATGAGCTCTTAGCCTAAAGTCAGGTCAACTGCTCTTACAAGAGACCCTACAAGTGACTTGGGGTCAATCCAGCAAAAGTCTTAATCGTCACTTACTGCCGCTGAGCCAGAATGTTTAGGTATTTGATTAGGCTTACGCAAAGTGGCGAAGAACTTAAAGTTCACTACTAATTAGAAGAGCTTGTGATTGCTTCAAATAGGGTTAGTTACAAGCATAGAACATTGATTTTCTCTTCACGGCAAATGAGCTCATTGCTCTTTGATAAAGTACGTCAGATTGACTTGGGGGCAAAATCGGTCTGGATGGGTTTTACAACTGGAAGCTTCAGTCTTCCCATGAATTGTTGAGAATTAAAAATGAGCAAACTACTGACATCAAAAATGTGGCTTGATCACAGTTCATCATGTAAAAACCACCTCTAAGGGAAGAAGAGATGCTTCTGTCCATAGCTTTAAATTTTATACGAGAGGCTTGACCAGGCATAAGGATTTTTCAATTACAATTCTGGGTGATAGAAATCTTAGGAGACCTATACAACTTTGTGTGGATTTAGGATAAACATTAGGATAAACGCATCAGTCAGGTGAGGGTCAGATAAATTCTTTGATACAATCTTCTAACCTTGCAATTGATTTGGTTTgtttacatttagcagaagtacAGTATCGTGGCAATTAAATGTCCCCCCTTTAGTATTTCAGCaaagtgtattaaaaaataataataataatagtgcatTTGATGATTAAATGTATGATCATTATAAGTTTTAAAAGTTCTTCTAAAATAAAGTGGCAGAAATTACCCatgtttaaatgtgttatttgcgTAATGAGTATACTAATATAATAATCACAGACCCCCAACGCGTGATTGGAGTTACTTCCAGTCTGAAGACTACCCAGAGATACCCCAGAGCCAGGCAATACCAGCAAGTAAAAGAGGAAACTGATGCTAAAGTAACTAACCAATTACAGAGTAAGATAAGGGATTAGAGTCCTCAGCTCATCTGCAAATGGGATCAGCGCTGATTAGTGGGTTTTAGGATGACGTAGAGGAACTTGATTCTACAATCACACAGCTCCTTAGCCGGCCACCCCCTTTTGCAGGGAAGGAACCATCAGGAAAAGCCACGTAGCCCCCCAGCTGGTCAATTTGGGTGGATTTATGTGAAATCTCAAAGGAAAAGGGCAACAGCATGTACTTTCTTGAATTGTGGGTGGTCAGAATGGATAAGGAAAGGGGAATTCTTGCTACTGCACATTCCACGCTTGATGACGGATTACTAAACTAAACTTCTGGACTACAACGTTTCTGTTCAAGGTCTTCGAGAATTTCCACAAGGGAAAGACAAGTTGAATCATAGGACAATTTGAATCATACCTCTGAAACAAAGGTAATCATACTAAAGAAGAATAACTCTGAATATATTGTTCTGACTCATTGAATCACagggaacaaaaaataaataaaaaatggctttgaTGCCTATAAAATTTGACTTGGCCAAGCGGGTCAAGCTGGCCCAAGGACTGTGGCTCCTGTACTGGCTCTGTGTGATGGCTGGGATCCTCATCTTCAGCATGGGGATTTTCTTCAAGATCGAGCTACGCAAAAGAAGCGAGATGATGGATAACAACGAGAGCCATTTTGTGCCCAACCTACTCATCATGGTGGGACTCGTGGCCTGTGTTATCAACGCTTTTGGGGGCAAAGTGTGCCATGACTCCCTTGATACAATCAAATTCACCAAGTGGAAACCAATGTTGAAGACCTACATGAGTGGGTGTGTGGTTTTCTGCGTCGCCCTTTTTGTCACGGCTCTGCTGTGTTTCTTGATGCAGATCTCTCTGCATTTCGCCCTGGCTGAAGGCCTGAAGAATGGAATGAAGTACTACAAAGATACCGACACGCCAGGACGATGCTTCATGAAGAGAACCCTAGATATGACCCAGATCGAGTTCCGCTGCTGTGGCAACAACAACTACAGGGACTGGTTTGAGATCCAGTGGATTAGCAACCGCTACCTGGACTTCAGCAATGATGAGGTTAAAGAGTGAGTACTGACTTTAGTACTGAGTACTAGTGGAAAAGTGTATAAGATGTGGAAGAGATTCTTgatcatttatatacattttctctTTCATCTGTTGGCTCGTGACATCTGAATTTCAGTCAATCATTATCATagcaaaatgtgtaaaatagtAACTGTTACCATAGATGTAGTCAAATTCAAAAGGCATCAGTCTCTGGACATTATTGGGAGGAAGTAATGAAGCCTGATATTCACTgggttttgagaaagtataagctTGATTGAGAAAGTAAGGCACCTAAATGGATAGAGATCAGTTGATGCATATTTTACTCTGATCAAGAGACACTTTATTAtgcaataattttatgacaaccaagacaaaaagaaaatatataacaaatgttctaacaatgttttcaaAGTCTCACAGCAGACCCCCTGGAAACTGGAATCAAATTTCAGAGTTTGTTTTGAGAGATTCCTAAGTAGATTATTGGCTGGTGGGTTTTATAAAGAGGGAAAGGGTTAGAGGGGGCACATGGGTCCATAGATTAGATAACATGTCAGGATCCTGTTCCCAAGTCCTTTAAAGCTTACCTTCCACACCAATCATAGAATTGTGCAATCTATTGCCTCCCATAGAGTTGGTCTCAATTGTCACCtcccatttaatttaaaagaggTCTTCTTATTATCTAAATGGAGTCCTGAAGCTAATATGGATATACAAATTTGTTGAGTTATGTTTCTAAGCCTGCAACTTTTGAAATCTTAATTGCTACCACAAAGAATATGTCCCAGTCAATATAAATCAAATATCTGCCTGACCGTTCAATCTTTCAATCTTCGCAATTTCTTAGCCGAGTCCAGAGCAACGTGGAAGGCAAATACTTGATGGAAAGTGTTCCCTTCAGCTGCTGCAACCCTGGCTCTCCTCGCCCTTGTATCCAACATCACCTGACCAACAACTCCGCTCACTACAGCTATGACCACCACACTGAGGATCTAAACATCTGGACCAGAGGCTGCCGTGAGGCCCTGGTGTCCTACTATGGGGGCATGATGAACAGTATTGGTGCTTTTGTGCTGTTGTTCATTATTATGCAGGTGGGTGTGGGAGAGGGAATTGAACCCAAAGTTGAACACAGCTACCTCATGACATTTGACTTTTTCACTAGATTACACTCTTGGTGGGTAACGAGTGTGCTGCTAGATTATAAAGTGAGCCGCTAGATTATAAGGTCAGTTGGTTCGTAAAGCGTAATATAAATAGGTCTGAACGAATCAGATTAATTATCTACTTAATTGATTTGATTAACACACTGCGTTGATGGCACGACATGATATAGGTGACAAAGCAAGTAAGAAGTTTACAAATAACATGCACTCGACATATTTACCTTTTCCTTTACAGAACTTGTCTACATTACTACTACCTCCAAATACACTGAAACCATTTAACAATGCATACATAGTTTAGTAGATGGGCACAGCAAACTGTTGTTGATTGCATAATGGGACACAACaccaaatgtgcaaaaaaaaaaaaaagtagttcaaGAGAGTTAACCTTAGCTTGAACCGAAGGTGTAAATCCTAAGATCTTGTTTCCAAACTGGATATTTCCTGGAACTCATGTGGGTCAAAACATCAGAAGCACACAACAGTGATGCTGTATTGACATTCATCAACCTAAGGAAACCCTCATGTGGGCATAATATATTCCAAAGACGTAATCACTTCCAAACGGAAATAATATATGTTAAACATGTTTAGTTCAACTGTGAAACGAAGTTAAGTTAACCCTGAATGTTTTGCCACAGGCTGTCGTGACTGTTGGTTTGCAGTACCTGAGCACCTCACTGGAAACCCTGGCAGACCCAGAGAATCCTGAGAGCGAAAGTGAGGGATGGCTGCTGGAAAAGAGTGTGAAGGAGACACTTTCTGACATCATGACCAAGATCACGTCGCTGTTTAAAGGCAACCAGGTACAGGAGGCAGATGCAGAAGCGGCTCCAACATAAAGCTGAGAGAGCCATGCCCCCTCCATCATGTCCGTGGATACTCCCACCTTTGGAAGAAGGAATGCATGAAAGTACACCTACATTTGAAGGAGATTCCAATCGATGTGGATGTACACACTAcaatgtaaatacaaataaaatgtatgtttattttttaatattttaagaaatatatctgTAAATGTTCTGATATTATCATCTAACCATATCTGATATTCCGGCCAAATAAGCCTCACTTGTCCACGTCTGTCTGTAGCAGTATAGAGTTTGATCCTTATATTTCCAGTTTATTGGTTAAGCGGATGTTTAACCCGACAGCCTCACACATACAATAAGACATTTCAGCATAAAGCCAGCAGGCGCTATTATAAATCACTTTTCAGTAAGAAATCAGTTTTCTTGAAGGGGTCACACGGCAGCTTTTTAACCGGCAGCTgaggaaaatgtgtgtttttgtaaacGTTCAGTCACCTCCGAGACCTTAAAGTGATGGAAACAGTGGCACACCTTGCTTTGTACACAACGCTGCCTTTAACAGGCCTTAGGTTGTCTGACGATTTTCAAAAGCACGTTGATGGTGATCTACTGGAGAGCAGAACTCTGTAACAATGGGGAAACTATTCTGTAACAATAGAATATTGTACTCAACATGTTCACCATTAATGTGTGTAGGTCTCGGGTTAAATATCTGCCTCACAAACAGGCTTTGTGCTTCAACTTCAGTGCTCTATAGGACATACAGTTGTGGGACAACTAGCTTGTAAAAGATTTTAGTCAGTTGTGTGTGATTTGTTAATCTAAGTCAGACAACCCAATCAGttgtattctttctttctctcttttttttcatataatttgtgtgaatttttaattttcacaGGCAACTCTTTCTGTATATTCGATCTTGACTTTGCATTAATGTCAGTTTTTGTGGATTGAGCAGATCATGTAGGAAACTCCGTTTGTGAGATAAAGATGTTTAATTAGATTCTGTGTTAGTTATTTttcgcaatatatatatatatatatatatatatatatatatatatatatatatatatatatatatatatatatatatatatatatatatatatatatatatatatatactatactatatatactgcCATTTACTTTGGtgtttaaaatacttaaaagagtatttaaaagatttaaatatgAGGGGTGAATGTGGGGTAAGGTAATAAGTGGCTGTAGAGCTGGTCACAGGTGAATGATGTTTGGACAGCAGTGGCCCAGCGGGACACAGCTTTACCTGATTGGATGAAGAGAAGGAAATGGATTTCTCTAAATGAGGCTTTTGTCCTGCTCAGAACACCCATCCTCAGAATACCTTTGGACAAAAATACAACATTAActcaaatgctttttcaacatTCATATTTTAGTTAAcctgtataaatatgtataaggGAACATTAATTATTTAGAAACATTCTGTTTGATGAAGTGCAGAATGGCACACTACAGTCAATGCTTTTCAATGACCtcgttacatttatatattttgagaGCGTAGGGAGACTGACACGATTTACATAATTCGCAGTTCTTCATGACAAAGGGCAATTTCTGTAcagcaatatttatatattgtattatttaacataACCAATTCCACTTTTAAAAAACTGTTAATAAGTGACAGAGGTCTTCTACAAATGCATATATCAGCATCTTTAAAGAGATATTCCACCCACAAATTGAAaaattcatttactcaccctcgtgttgttccaaatctgtatgagtttctttcttatgttgaacataaaagatattttgatgaatgctggtaatcaaacagttattAAAATAGTATTTCTTTCCCTATGGAAGGAAGTGGGGagcaacaactgtttggttcttcagaattgttcaaaatatcttcttttgtgttcaacataagaaagaatcTTAtattggtttggaacgacaggagggtgagaaaatgatggcagaatttgttatttttggggggtaaaatattccactaaataaaattcttgttaaaacattACTTTCCGTTTGGAGAAAATGAATGTAGGTTGGGAACCCCGATGGTTACACATTGGTAAATTTCACAAAACCGGTTTAGAACGCGACATAATTAAAAacccagtcatttttttttttatttaattttattttaaagacaatttatttattacattgagACTTTGTTTTCATCATAATTCCACACAAATACTCAATTCAGTAAAATTAATCCATCCATTCTAGGAGAAATTGACTAAATTTGATATTAATACTTAGCACTACTTAACATTAAAGTGAAGTAAAATTAAATAGGGTGAAAACGTCTAACTTTGGGTACAGTTAGTGAGCACTAACAGGACATGCGTCACCTCACACCTGGTATTTTCTCCAGTCCTGAAGTCCATAAACAGTGTGTGACTGACCTGATAAGAGCCGTTAATCAGCTTTGCGGAGCAGCTTACCCTCCCAGGTGAAGCTCTGGGACAGGTGGGTCTCACACAGGAGCAGAAAAGCAGCACTACTGGAGCATACATGTAACCCTAGCCTCTTGTACTGGAAGTTGTTT
This window of the Carassius gibelio isolate Cgi1373 ecotype wild population from Czech Republic chromosome B13, carGib1.2-hapl.c, whole genome shotgun sequence genome carries:
- the LOC127969839 gene encoding peripherin-2-like; translation: MALMPIKFDLAKRVKLAQGLWLLYWLCVMAGILIFSMGIFFKIELRKRSEMMDNNESHFVPNLLIMVGLVACVINAFGGKVCHDSLDTIKFTKWKPMLKTYMSGCVVFCVALFVTALLCFLMQISLHFALAEGLKNGMKYYKDTDTPGRCFMKRTLDMTQIEFRCCGNNNYRDWFEIQWISNRYLDFSNDEVKDRVQSNVEGKYLMESVPFSCCNPGSPRPCIQHHLTNNSAHYSYDHHTEDLNIWTRGCREALVSYYGGMMNSIGAFVLLFIIMQAVVTVGLQYLSTSLETLADPENPESESEGWLLEKSVKETLSDIMTKITSLFKGNQVQEADAEAAPT